Below is a window of uncultured Cohaesibacter sp. DNA.
GATCTGTCGGTCGGTGCCATCGCGGTTCTTTCCTCGGTGATTATGGGCAAATTCACCTTCGATATGGGCCTCCCGCCGGAGCTGGCCGTTTTGTGCGGTCTGGCAACCGGGTTGATTTTCGGCACAGCCAACGGGCTGCTGGTGGCTTATGTCAAATTGCCGCCCTTCATCGTCACGCTTGGCATGTGGCAGATCGTTCTGGCCACCAACTTTCTCTATTCTGGCAGCGTCGTTATCCGCAGCGAGGAAATTGCTCAGGTTGCCCCTATTCTGCAGTTTTTCGGACGAACGATCACCATCGGCGGGGCGGTCTTCACCTATGGCGTGATCCTGATGCTGCTGCTGGTCCTGCTGATGTCCTATATTCTCAGTCAGACCGCTTGGGGGCGTCATGTCTATGCGGTGGGTGATGATCCCGATGCCGCCGAGCTTTCCGGCGTTAAGGTCAAGGCCACGCTGGTTTCGGTCTATGCCATTGGCGGCCTCATTTGCAGTTTTGCCGGTTGGGCCCTGATCGGGCGGCTTGGCTCGGTTTCCCCGCAGGCCGGACAATTGGCCAATATTGAGAGCATCACCGCAGTGGTGATTGGCGGCATTTCGCTGTTTGGCGGCCGCGGCTCGGTGGCAGGCACCCTGTTCGGAGCCCTCATCGTCGGGGTCTTCACCCTTGGCCTGCGTCTGCTCGGCGCTGACGTCCAGTGGACCTATCTGCTGATTGGCGCTCTGATCATTTTCGCCGTCACCATCGACCAGACCATACGGAAAGTGAGCCTGTGATGACCAGCCCGATTCTAACCGCACGCAAATTGAATAAACGCTATGGGCGGGTCATTGCGATGGAGGATTGCGATTTCGACCTGCTGCCCGGAGAAATTCTGGCCATTATCGGCGATAATGGCGCGGGAAAATCCACCCTGATCAAGGCCCTGTCCGGTGCGCTGCGGCCTGATAGTGGCGAGATCAGGCTTGAAGGCAAACCGGTTCATTTCACCTCGCCCATTCAGGCCCGCGAACATGGCATCGAGACCGTCTATCAGACGCTCGCCCTCTCTCCTGCGCTCTCCATTGCCGACAATATCTTCATGGGGCGGGAAATTCGCAAGGACGGGATCATGGGCAGCCTGTTCCGCCAGCTCGACAAGAAGAAGATGCAGGATTTTGCCCGCGACAAGCTTTCCGAACTGGGGCTGATGACGATCCAGAATATCGCCCAGACCGTGGAAACCCTTTCGGGCGGACAGCGGCAGGGGGTGGCCGTTGCCCGCGCAGCCGCCTTCGGCACCAATGTGGTCATTCTCGATGAGCCGACCGCAGCCCTTGGCGTCAAGGAAAGCCGCAGGGTTCTGGATCTCATCAAGACGGTCAAGAGTAAGGGGATTCCCATTATCCTCATCTCGCATAATATGCCCCATGTGTTTGAAGTGGCTGATCGTATCCATGTTCACAGATTGGGCAAGCGGCTTTGCGTCATTGATCCTGCCCAATATTCCATGTCAGATGCGGTTGCTTTGATGACAGGGGCGATGACCCCTCCCGATCAAGAGGCGGTTGCATGAAAAAGGAAAGCCTGAAAAGGAAAACGCAAGCGGTGTGCGATCTGGTCGACAGGCTGAAAAAGCCCGGACGGCGGACGATTGTTGCCATTGCGGGCGCTCCGGCTTCAGGCAAATCGACGCTGGCGGCAGAGGTGGTCAAGGCGCTCAATGCCAAAGGTGATGCCAAAGGCAATGCGATCGAGGCGGAGCATGAGAGCCCGAATGCGGCCCTGCTGCCCATGGATGGCTATCATCTCGACAATCGAATCCTGAAGGCGCATGGCTTGCTTGCCCGCAAGGGAGCGCCACAAACCTTTGATGCGGTGGGGTTTTGTGAGGCTGTCAAAGGCCTCGCAAACTCCAGCGCGCTCCGCTTTTTCCCGACATTTGACCGCAATCTGGATGTCGCAATTGCCGGAGCTATCGAAATTGCGCCCTCGACCCCGATCATCGTGGTGGAGGGCAACTATCTGCTGTTGCGCTCGGCCCCATGGGACGGGTTGGCTGAGGCCTTTACCGCCAGTGTATTTGTCAATCCCGGCCTTGAGCTGCTTAGACGACGCCTTAACAAGCGCTGGCTGCGCTATGGGCTGGATCCCGAAGCCGCTGCCAAGCGAACCGAGATGAATGATATGGTCAATGCCCGCCTTGTGCACGAAGAGAGCAGACCGGCCGACCTGATGCTCGATTGATCCGATATGCCTTTAAGCCCTTTGCTGTGTGACCGGATCGCCGGATCGGCCCGCATTGATGGCTCC
It encodes the following:
- a CDS encoding ABC transporter permease, which codes for MTDAPGSVEPRLPEQESVAEFSSSHKSSFHRLLGFLQATPSAIPLFVLVSAIIIFGLLNGNRFFSPFALTLILQQVAIVGIVAVAQSLVILTAGIDLSVGAIAVLSSVIMGKFTFDMGLPPELAVLCGLATGLIFGTANGLLVAYVKLPPFIVTLGMWQIVLATNFLYSGSVVIRSEEIAQVAPILQFFGRTITIGGAVFTYGVILMLLLVLLMSYILSQTAWGRHVYAVGDDPDAAELSGVKVKATLVSVYAIGGLICSFAGWALIGRLGSVSPQAGQLANIESITAVVIGGISLFGGRGSVAGTLFGALIVGVFTLGLRLLGADVQWTYLLIGALIIFAVTIDQTIRKVSL
- a CDS encoding ATP-binding cassette domain-containing protein, yielding MMTSPILTARKLNKRYGRVIAMEDCDFDLLPGEILAIIGDNGAGKSTLIKALSGALRPDSGEIRLEGKPVHFTSPIQAREHGIETVYQTLALSPALSIADNIFMGREIRKDGIMGSLFRQLDKKKMQDFARDKLSELGLMTIQNIAQTVETLSGGQRQGVAVARAAAFGTNVVILDEPTAALGVKESRRVLDLIKTVKSKGIPIILISHNMPHVFEVADRIHVHRLGKRLCVIDPAQYSMSDAVALMTGAMTPPDQEAVA
- a CDS encoding nucleoside/nucleotide kinase family protein — protein: MKKESLKRKTQAVCDLVDRLKKPGRRTIVAIAGAPASGKSTLAAEVVKALNAKGDAKGNAIEAEHESPNAALLPMDGYHLDNRILKAHGLLARKGAPQTFDAVGFCEAVKGLANSSALRFFPTFDRNLDVAIAGAIEIAPSTPIIVVEGNYLLLRSAPWDGLAEAFTASVFVNPGLELLRRRLNKRWLRYGLDPEAAAKRTEMNDMVNARLVHEESRPADLMLD